CGGCTTCACCGTTGGACTTGCTCGGGAACACGGTGCCGCCGTACGAAGTAGCGGTTGCGCCGTTGGTGCCGCCGCCGGAATCCAGCTTCACGCCCACCAGGCCGATGGCATCAAGACCGAAGCCTACGGTGCCCTGGGTGTAGCCCGAGGTGAAACGCAGGTCGAAGCCTTGGCCCCACTCTTCCTGCTTGTTCTGCGCACCGGCAGCTTTGGTGTTGTTGTCGCGGTTATCAGTGTTGATATAGAAGTTACGCAGGCCCAGGGTGGCCTTGCTGTCTTCGATAAAACCGGCGGCGCCTGCCTGCTGCGCGACAACCCCTACGGCCACAGCCAGGGCCAAGGTGGACTTGTTCATGTATCACTCCTCTCGTTTCTAATTTTTGTGTTTCTGGTCCAGAGTCTGTCGCCCCGGTTCCACAGATGCGCGATTAGCGTCTGAGCGCATCCGCCAAGTCAATCGTAACAAGGCGTGTCTACGACCATGGTCTAACCGCATGATTCGGTGTGTTCAGGTTAATGACTTTTCGATAAACCCAAAAAGAATTATTTCATAGTTTTTCATATGATTCTGGAATATAGCGCGACGGCATTCTCCGAACCGGGCGCAGGATATCGCCTACACCCGCTAATTCCTAAACGGCACTTCAAAAAGTTTTTTTAGAACATTCGTCTGAAAAAGACATTGACGGTCGTCAAAAATGATCAAAAAGCGCGACCTCGTTGGGCGAAGCGCATCATCCGGGGCAAATGTTACAGTTTGTGTATCGACTGAAATATTTTTGTCACCCTGGCTTTGATTGAAAGCCAGGGCGGTGGTGGCGGGGTCAGAGGGCTTTTTCGAAGATCTTCGAATTGCGCTGGTAGTTGTACAGCGAAGCCCGTGCCGACGGCAGGCGCTCGACGCTGCTGGGCACGAAGCCGCGCTCACGGAACCAGTGCGCAGTGCGGGTGGTGAGCACGAACAGGGTTTTCAGCCCTTGGGCACGGGCACGGCTTTCGATCCGTTCCAGCAGTTCATCGCCACGACGACCGTGGCGATATTCCGGATTGACCGCCAGGCACGCCAGCTCGCCGGCATCCGAATCGGCAATCTGATACAACGCCGCACAGGCAATGATCATCCCTTCGCGCTCGACCACGCTGAACTGCTCGATCTCACGCTCCAGCACCTCTCGGGAACGACGCACCAGAATCCCCTGCTCTTCCAGCGGACTGATCAGATCCAGCAATCCACCGACGTCTTCAATGGCCGCTTCGCGCAGCAGTTCAAACTGCTCCTGAGCGACCAGCGTGCCACCACCGTCACGGGTGAACAGCTCAGTGAGCAGCGCACCGTCCTCGGCATAACTGACGATGTGGCTGCGTCCCACACCGCCACGGCAGGCCTCGGCGGCGGCATCCAACAGTTCGCCCTGATAGTTTGACCCCAGGCGCTGCAAGTGCGCCGGCACCTGTTGTGGGCGCAACTCGCGCACCAGCCGCCCGTCTTCGCCGATCAGACCCATTTCGGCACCGAACAGCAGCAGTTTGTCCGCTCCCAAATCAATGGCCGCGCGGGTAGCGACGTCTTCACAAGCAAGGTTGAAGATTTCACCGGTCGGTGAGTAGCCCAGCGGCGACAGCAGCACGATGGAGCGCTCATCCAGCAGGCGGTTGATGCCCTTGCGGTCGACCCGGCGCACTTCGCCGGTGTGGTGATAATCCACGCCCTCGAGCACGCCAATCGGCCGCGCAGTCACCAGGTTGCCGCTGGCCACACGCAAGCGTGAGCCCTGCATGGGCGACGAGGCCATGTCCATCGACAGGCGTGCCTCAATGGCGATGCGCAATTGGCCAACGGCATCGATCACGCATTCCAGGGTCGCCGCGTCGGTGATGCGCATGCCGTGGTGGTAATGCGGGGTCAGGCCACGCGCCGCGAGGCGGGTTTCAATTTGCGGACGCGAGCCGTGCACCAGCACCAAGCGCACGCCGAGGCTGTGCAGCAGCACCAGGTCGTGGACGATATTGCCGAAATTCGGGTGTTCGACGCCGTCGCCAGGCAGCATGACGACGAAGGTGCAATCGCGGTGGGCGTTGATGTAAGGGGAAGCGTGACGAAGCCAGTTGACGTATTCGGGCATAACACCTGTACCTGTAATAAGTAGCAGCCGATAAAAGGACTTGGCAAAACGCACAGCGGGCTGGTGGTTATCGTCGGAACAGGCTTGGCGACACGCGCGCTCTCCTTATGAATACGGTTGGACTGCCCCGGGATTCACGCCGGGGTCAGGCAGTAATGTTCGATCAGTTGTCTTAGTAGATGCACCGTAGGCTGCAAACGTGACATTTCCAGGAATTCTCCCGGCTGGTGGGCGCAGGCGATGTCGCCAGGGCCGAGCACCACAGTCTCACAACCAAGGCGCTGAAGATAAGGCGCTTCGGTGCCGAACGCCACTGCTTCGGCACTATGGCCAGTCAGTCTTTCCGCAACCTGGACCAGATCCGACTCCGCCGGTTGCTCGAACGGCGGTACTTCGGGGAACAGCGGCGCGTAGTCGATCTTCACCTGATGGCGCTCGGCAACGGCTTCGAGTCGCTGCCGAATGGCGGTGCGCAAGGCGTCGGGGTCCATGCCGGGCAATGGCCGCAGATCGAATTCCAGCGAGCATTGCCCGCAGATGCGATTGGGGTTGTCGCCACCGTGGATACAGCCAAAGTTGAGCGTCGGTTGCGGCACGCTGAATTGCGGGTTGCGGAATTCGCGCTGCCAGAGCAAGCGCAAGCCACGCAGTTCCCCCATGGCATCGTGCATGGCTTCCAGCGCGCTATGCCCCAGGCGCGGGTCGGAGGAGTGACCGCTCTGGCCGAGGATGTCGATGCGCTCCATCATCACCCCCTTGTGCAGGCGAATCGGCTTGAGCCCTGTCGGCTCGCCGATCACTGCGACCCGCCCCAGTGGCTGGCCGGCGGCCGCGAGGGCGCGGGCACCGGACATCGAGCTTTCCTCATCGCAGGTGGCGAGGATCATCAGCGGCTGTTTGAACGGTTGGCCGAGCAACGGCAGCACGGCTTCGATGGCCAGGGCGAAAAAACCCTTCATGTCGCAACTGCCCAGGCCGATCCAGCGACCATCGACTTCAGTCAGTTTCAGCGGGTCGGTTTGCCACAACGCGCCATCGAACGGCACGGTATCGCTGTGCCCGGCCAGCACCAGGCCACCTGGACCCGAACCCAGCGT
This region of Pseudomonas fluorescens genomic DNA includes:
- the argE gene encoding acetylornithine deacetylase, whose product is MPLPSMKDQFAALIATPSVSCTQAHLDQSNRPVIDLLATWLGDLGFTCDIQQVSPGKFNLLATLGSGPGGLVLAGHSDTVPFDGALWQTDPLKLTEVDGRWIGLGSCDMKGFFALAIEAVLPLLGQPFKQPLMILATCDEESSMSGARALAAAGQPLGRVAVIGEPTGLKPIRLHKGVMMERIDILGQSGHSSDPRLGHSALEAMHDAMGELRGLRLLWQREFRNPQFSVPQPTLNFGCIHGGDNPNRICGQCSLEFDLRPLPGMDPDALRTAIRQRLEAVAERHQVKIDYAPLFPEVPPFEQPAESDLVQVAERLTGHSAEAVAFGTEAPYLQRLGCETVVLGPGDIACAHQPGEFLEMSRLQPTVHLLRQLIEHYCLTPA
- the argA gene encoding amino-acid N-acetyltransferase; this translates as MPEYVNWLRHASPYINAHRDCTFVVMLPGDGVEHPNFGNIVHDLVLLHSLGVRLVLVHGSRPQIETRLAARGLTPHYHHGMRITDAATLECVIDAVGQLRIAIEARLSMDMASSPMQGSRLRVASGNLVTARPIGVLEGVDYHHTGEVRRVDRKGINRLLDERSIVLLSPLGYSPTGEIFNLACEDVATRAAIDLGADKLLLFGAEMGLIGEDGRLVRELRPQQVPAHLQRLGSNYQGELLDAAAEACRGGVGRSHIVSYAEDGALLTELFTRDGGGTLVAQEQFELLREAAIEDVGGLLDLISPLEEQGILVRRSREVLEREIEQFSVVEREGMIIACAALYQIADSDAGELACLAVNPEYRHGRRGDELLERIESRARAQGLKTLFVLTTRTAHWFRERGFVPSSVERLPSARASLYNYQRNSKIFEKAL